From Micromonospora echinospora, one genomic window encodes:
- a CDS encoding zinc-dependent metalloprotease, which yields MAQFVDWDLAAATAGALGKSGPRVSYAEATEVVGDLRRLTDEAAEHVAEYTGLRAQVAHPPVRVVDRRDWAATNIAGLREVITPLVSRLSGDKQPGALTEAIGSRLTGVQAGTVLAYLSGRVLGQYEVFSADPGQLLLVAPNIVEVERKLQADPRDFRLWVCLHEVTHRTQFTAVPWMRAYFLGEVQAFVDASQGGEHLLERLRRGVATLSDAIKDPESRASVLDIVQTPGQRAVLDRLTALMTLLEGHAEFVMDGVGPEVIPSVERIRAGFNRRREAGNPLEKAIRRLLGVEVKMRQYAEGRKFVHGVVERVGMAGFNRIFSSPLTLPRLEELGDPDAWVARVHGPAGPLPTAG from the coding sequence ATGGCGCAGTTCGTGGACTGGGATCTGGCCGCCGCCACCGCGGGGGCACTGGGCAAGTCGGGGCCCCGGGTCTCGTACGCAGAGGCGACCGAGGTGGTGGGCGACCTGCGGCGGCTGACCGACGAGGCGGCCGAGCACGTGGCCGAGTACACCGGTCTGCGCGCGCAGGTCGCGCACCCGCCGGTGCGGGTGGTGGACCGCCGGGACTGGGCGGCCACCAACATCGCCGGACTGCGCGAGGTGATCACCCCGCTGGTCAGCCGGCTCTCCGGCGACAAACAGCCGGGCGCGCTCACCGAGGCGATCGGCTCCCGGCTCACCGGGGTGCAGGCCGGAACCGTGCTGGCCTACCTCTCCGGTCGGGTGCTCGGTCAGTACGAGGTCTTCTCCGCCGACCCGGGCCAACTGCTCCTGGTCGCCCCGAACATCGTGGAGGTCGAGCGCAAGCTTCAGGCCGACCCGCGCGACTTCCGCCTCTGGGTCTGCCTGCACGAGGTGACCCACCGGACCCAGTTCACCGCCGTGCCGTGGATGCGGGCCTACTTCCTCGGTGAGGTGCAGGCCTTCGTCGACGCCTCCCAGGGCGGCGAGCACCTGCTGGAGCGGCTGCGGCGCGGGGTCGCCACCCTCTCCGACGCGATCAAGGACCCGGAGAGCCGGGCCAGCGTGTTGGACATCGTCCAGACGCCGGGCCAGCGTGCGGTGCTCGACCGGTTGACGGCGCTGATGACCCTGCTCGAAGGGCACGCCGAGTTCGTCATGGACGGCGTCGGCCCGGAGGTCATCCCGAGCGTGGAGCGGATCCGGGCCGGGTTCAACCGGCGCCGGGAGGCGGGCAACCCGCTGGAGAAGGCGATCCGCCGGCTGCTCGGGGTGGAGGTCAAGATGCGCCAGTACGCCGAGGGGCGCAAGTTCGTGCACGGCGTGGTGGAACGGGTCGGCATGGCCGGCTTCAACCGGATCTTCAGCTCCCCGTTGACCCTGCCCCGGCTGGAGGAGTTGGGCGACCCGGACGCCTGGGTGGCCCGCGTGCACGGTCCGGCCGGCCCGCTGCCGACGGCCGGCTGA